Part of the Polyodon spathula isolate WHYD16114869_AA chromosome 30, ASM1765450v1, whole genome shotgun sequence genome, CCAGAACTTTTGGGGCAAGTTGGGCTTGGTCCAAAAGATTATTAAGTCAATAGCATTTTGACAAaggattaaaagaaaatgaataaaaaaatgattaattgaaGTTAGGTATTTGTCATCCATTATTCATATATGACAGTGATTCCTTGCACACAAATGAGTTGGCTCAGCTTTTGAGTGCCTTCACTGTTTATCCAAGGGGTCCCAGTGGAAACACTCCATTAATCttgtatataaacaaatatgtatttacagtaatgtGAAACAGCATCTGTGTGTGCCTCCACACTTGTAAAAAGTACTTATTGGTTTACTGAATTGTCTCTGAGTCATTCCTTTCTGGAATTATTTACTAGACCATATTGCCTTGTTAACCCATTCCTGGATAACATCTACGTCTCTGCCTCTGGTAAGAGAAGAAGCAGCTACTGTAATTAACATGGGGAAACTGTCCCAGTTCAACCTAGAGATACTGAATGATAAAACTGCAAACTAGGGCTTTGCAGACATTCTGTCTTCAAATCCATGGAGCTCAAAGCCATGCTTGTGTGCAAAACTGTGAATTCAAGACCGGGTGGTGTTGTGTCTGCGGaacagacagtgttgtgtgatgcactgccattacggattctgtcccctgttggtgagatgagacgaggttaaaagttctaaaaccgtaaatgcagacgagcccggctcttttacTTTGTGGTTAAGACGATCGCTTGCGGTGCGCAGGGTCACTGGTtcacgaatgcagacgagcccggctcttttacTTTGTGGTTAAGACGATCGCTTGCGGTGCGCAGGGTCACTGGTtcacgaatgcagacgagcccggctcttttacTTTGTGGTAAGATGATCGCTTGCGGTGCGCAGGGATGATCGCTTTGTGGTTAAGAGATCGTGCGGTGCGCAGGGTCGCTGGTtcacgaatgcagacgagcccggctcttttacTTTGTGGTTAAGATGATCGCTTGTGGTGCGCAGGGTCGctggttcacgcccagcctctgccctgttacacccGCAGCACCAACCAACATGAAAAGGGAAATGAACAATGCCAATACAGCTGCAGTAGCAGTGGAGGAACAGAAGTCATGACAATTAATACTCTGTGCTCTAAATCTCTCAGAAAAGCATTGCAAGATCATAGGGTCCTCCTTAACTCTTTTAGTGTTTTCCACCATGCGTGATTTAATAAACCACTTATTTACATTACAGcctgcaataaaaatacagtaataaaaaaataaaatgtcaacaaaattcatttaattgtgtgtatatatatataatacacacacacacacacacacacacacacacacacacacacacacacacacacacacacacacacacacacacacacacacacacacacacacacacacacacacacacacacacacacacacacacacacacacacacacacacacacacacacacacacacacacacacacacacacacacacacacacacacacacacacacacacacacacacacacacacacacacacacacacacacacacacacacacacacacacacacacacacacacacacacacacacacacacacacacacacacacacacacacacacacacacacacacacacacacatatatacacacacacacacacacacacacacacacacacacacacacacacacacacacacacacacacacacacacacacacacacacacacacacacacacacacacacacacacacacacacacacacacacacacacacacacacacacacacacacacacacacacacacacacacacacacacacacacacacacacacacacacacacacacacacacacacacacacacacacacacacacacacacacacacacacacacacacacacacacacacacacacacacacacacacacacacacacacacacacacacacacacacacacacacacacacacacacacacatatatacatatatatatatatatatatatatatatatatatatatatatatatatatatatatatatatatatatataatatatatatatatatatatataatgtgagcCTGTTAGCTGTGGGTTTGAAGGACAAAGTGCTTTGTGTACTATTCAATACTATAGGCCATGTTTTGGCGGCCCTGAACTTTTGTGCTGAGAACCACCCACGCCTTGGTGAGATGCCAGACTGAGTATCTGCACCCAAATAGGCTCCTGCCAAGAAGCTCTGAATCTCTGATAGTGACGGGCTATGGAAACTTGCTTTCAACAGAATTAGCTTTCCTCTACAGTTAAGATTAAGAAAGCAATAATGAAACATGGGTATGCAATTATTATGTTTGCGTATATTATTCCAGGTACACCTTATACTGTGTCTCAAAtaactgtgcatttacatagtcgttacttagcaaatacatgtgtgcttacacatagtTACTATGatactatgcatagttacaatgtacttaatgtgcacatctttttgcacaacatGTGTAAgtataattgtatcagaaaaggctTAGGGagtatatcatgcaaaaagatgtacacattaagtacatagtaactatgcataataacattgtaactatgtgtaagtacacatgtatttactaagtaactactatgtaaatacactgtgattagagacacttcatgtaaagtgttaccattatttttttatcttcaaaTTGTGGCGTCTTTGGCAAATCCAGACTGGTCTGCGCTGTcagcattttcattttgtgtttcataCAAGTTTAGACGGTGGACTCTGCCAATGCTGCATTCCAAGGCAAGACGAGTCCtgctttcctaaaaaaaaaaaaaaagcgccatAAAAGATTAGGCTgaaacccaccccccccccaaaaaaaacgtTCTTGTACATTTCTTTGGAACAGATTCAATTCCCAGTTTCACTATTAGTGCTCATGTATCCTTAACTGCTAATAAAATTATGAGCAGGGCCGGAGCGGTTAGAAGAATCATTTACAGCTGGTAATTGCTAGGAGTTTATCTTACTTTGGTTATTATGTCAAACCACTTCTGAAACAAGGTGAAGGTTTGTTACGCAATCACTCAAGCAATCTACGGGAAATTCAATTATAAAGCCACTGCTGTAGGAACCAATGGTGCTTATTCATCCATGATCTCTATAGCCTCCCACCATGTGTCATGGGCTTAGATTTCAAAATGGCCCATGGGTATGCAGCGGACTTTGGGTTTGAAATCAAGCAAGCCCACCGTGTGACTCTCGCCCAAGAGAGAATACTTCTTTCTCGATGCCTTCGAATCTGTTCCGGCAGTCCTTGAAGGTCTAACTGtagttgttttgctttaaaattgtGTAATACTGAAGAGGCTTCTGGCAGCCGTGTGCAGCACTCTGATTAATACAACAGTGTAGTGCAATGAACCTCGCTCTTCGATTTACgctgtgctttaaaccaagtagTTCAGGCCTGATCAACATTACCTTCATATCTTAGGGAGAGCTGCATGTGAATTTACCAACTACAAGGTCTATCTAAATCACCAAATACTAAACAGTGCTGTCCTTTATTACTCTGGTGCAAGGGTGTCAGTCGGAGCAGTTTTAACCACCCCTGGGTGCAAGTAGGGCAACTGCATCCAGACTGTGAACATCCATGCTTTGAACAGCTGCACAGACAGAATCATTACAAATCATCCAGCTGAGGCACTGAATAGCTAATCTACAATGGGATAGTGACTTTAGGGTTAGGATACAGGGGTACAGTAGGGGCTCCTGGTACAGTGGAGGTTCTGTGACTATTTTCCTCAGAGCAATGCAAGTGAACTCCTTCCCCACTAAAAACACAGAGACTTGATAAGACCAAgagaattagaaaaaataaagctttatttcAGGATAATAGTTTTCAGGTTCAATGATGCGCAGTTAAAAATAGCTGCTACACAAGCTCCTCCTTTCGTGACAGAAGCATCGGTGTACAATCGCTTTTCTCAAACACTGTATACACCATCTCATTCAGCAGAGTAACAGTCTCTCATTGCCGAAGTACAAGATTCCAATGCAAAGGGACCTGAGATGCACAAtgacaacacacaacaaaataatacattcctATTTGCAATCAGATGCCCATTCAAGCAGAGTGATAGTGTAGATTACTGTAAGCTCTACTTCACCAAtggcacacaaaaaacaaacaagacaatgcTTAAACGATCCACACAGCAGAACCCTGATCCCAATAAAAGCTTGATGCTTCCATCTGATTTATCAAAGAAGGTTACAAAATATGTATACATAGAAATATAGATTATATACTGCAGGAATGCCacaatattaaacataaatatatttgtacaaaaacattatagtttccccacatatGCAGTAGGACACTGCAGTGATTCCCATCTGAATCATTGTGACAGTTTCACTTTTCCTTTTTCCAGCAGATTCCTTAAACGAATATATTGTTTATCATATGACCAATGCTATTCTGATCTGACCGCTCAGAACAATTCAACTACGTTTAAGTTTACAATCATCATCCACTAAAAACTTATTTTCCACCCCAAGATCACATGCAGACgacttcagttgcttttgcttcTGACCCCAGAAAGAACGGCAAAGGAAAACAATCTTAATCAAATACTCCCCATTCCCAGAACAAATGCTTTAAATTCAACATTAGTTTCTGaagtcaatcaaaaaaaaaagtgaggaaAAGACATTAGACACACTCGTTGACAGCCAAAAGGTAGAAAGAGCAAACCACGATGGCTCTGTCTGCATCGAGGCACAGCTTTGCCatctttatttaaagtttaaacatttttacaaagaaGCTGGTCCACAAGAATAAGGGGCATCAGTTTTCCACAATCGATGGACAGAGCACCCCCACGTCTTCTCAACTGCTCTCAGCCAACGGGGGTTCTTTTCAAGATCTCCCTTGCTCAGGCTAGCCAGAACAAAGGCTGCAAATGAGAACCTTCAGGAGAGGTCAAGTTACTTTGCTATCTTCACAGCAGAGGCCACACCTCCCCCCTGCTCCACAGCCAGCGCTTCAGTCCTCTGTGTCTGGCTGGACCCCCAGCATCATGTGCAGCTCTTCAGCAGAGTAGCCCAGCAGGTTCTGCAGGTCGCAGACGAATCGGTACACGTAGCGCTTTCCCGAGGTCTTGTGGATGATGTTCTTGTCGTAGTAGTACCGCAGTCCACGGCTCAGCTTCTCATAGTTCATCTTGGGCTTGTTCTTACGCCGGCCCCAGCGACGGGCAACCTGGAGGACGAGAAGAGACAGGGAGATCAGCTCCTCTTTCTAAACACAGACCTACACCCGAGAACGTATGCTATCTGTAACTACGCCAACCACTACCCTCGCCTTGGTTCTGTGCTGATGCCCCAAAACAGTTGTATTGCGGTTCAGAAGGCAATGGCTTCTGACAATGCACCAATGtctggggcaaaaaaaaaaacaaattcagtggCAAATTTTGTAGTTTTTGCTGGCATTCAAAGCTGAAACACTTTGAAATTAATTTGTCTGTACTCGCGAAGCACTTAAAAACATCCCATGTTTTGTGCTGGAGTCcacatttttgtttgtacagAATAATCCATCATTTTATGACCAGGCTATGATATGCCATGCCCGGGAGGCAGGATAATGAGCTGCaagtcatttttccttcaattaaTAACAAGCAAATGAGAAAGAAATATCTTCATTCTCCTATTTGTATTGTCTAACCTCCTCCCAAACTTCCCCTTGCTTACTGTACGCACTGCCCTGTGTACAGGACTGTCTGCAAGACGGAGTGAAACAGGTTTGCATACGGCTTGTGTAAATCTGTGCGTGTGTGCTCTGCTGTACTGTAATACACACCAACAAGCCAGAGCTTCCATACACCTTAACCTACCTCATCTGGGTCAGTCAGCTTGAACTCCCATCCATCCCCAGTCCAGCTGATGAAGGACTGGCAGGATTTATCTGTCAACAACTCCAACAGAAACTGCCACAGTTGGATTGGCCCGCTCCCTGTAGAATgggcaaaacattttattaaggaAAGCAGTCACAGTTTCAGGAATTCTAGATCTCTCCAGTTATCCATTTACTTCAAAACGCCAAACTGTAGTCTTATTAGGGCAAATACAATTCAACACATTGACAAAGGCTACAGAACGATACTATGACAAGACGTCTTACCGGTGAATCCGGCGAGGACGGCCGCTGGGATGAACGGCTTGCCGTGCTGCGTTGAGTCGTTCCTCTCCTGGATGTAGTCTTTGAAGGACAGACCCTGCTTGTTGACACACAGGGTGCCCACGCTGCAGTCCTCGTCGAAGCTGTCATGGGATGGAACTCTCTGCATGTCTGCCAGGGAGGACTGGCTGCTCCAGGACTGCAGCTGGGCGTCAGTGCTGTCAAAGCTGTCCATGCTCTCCAAGGAGTCCTGATCTCTGCTTTGAACTGCACAACAGGAGAGAGAAGACAGGATGGGCTTGACTTTCCTTTCTTGATTTAAAATGGGTTACAATAGGGCGAAGCATCAGGCTTAAAATCTGCTTTGgataatttattaataaataaatgcatacatagtGGATACCAATCGCATACTTAAATGGTACAAACCCGAGACAAAACTGCGGTGGCATGCCAATGTTATCACGCTGTGTGCTACTGATTTAAAGACTTACATGTCTTTCCGATCCCAAGGTTTAGACTCTTGCTGGTTACGTCCTGGTTTACAGGGAAGTAATTCACGTTGACCGTTTGCACCTGGGGTTTGGGAAATGCCTGGTATTCCAGGTCCACGATGTTAGGTACAGACGTCTTCTCCGAGTTTTCAAACAGCTCCCTCAGCAAACTAGGCGTTGTGTTATCAGGTATCTGGAGCGAGCACAGAGTCTGATCCAGACtgaaacctataaaaaaaaaagaggtaaacTGTCAAATCACGCTAAACCCGTATGCAAAACTAGACTGCAGTGGAGCTCCATGTTTTCTGCCATTGAGCGTACAGGGCAGTACATTGCAATGGCTTTGATTCCTCTACCAATACATCAGTACTGCAGTATTCCAGATTATGTTGGCTGCTGGCATGGGCGCAACACTCACTAGTCTAGCTGGCACAAATATGCCCACCGACAcgtctttcattttaatagatTCGGATCCAATACCATTTGACTAATACAGCTCACTTTGACTAACATCCCCAAATGTAGTATTGCATGCTTGGAATCAGAGATGCAAGGGGAAAACACGAGAGGATTTTAAAAAGAATCTGGGAATCTTGTGTATTGGGATTATAAAAAGGACGTCCGTCACTTCTACTCAGGTGACCATTTCTAAAGACGTTTATCACCCAGAATGTCATGTGACGCAGCTCACCAATggccttgttgttgttgttgttgatccAGCTGGAGACAGATACAGTTGGTGCTGTGTTGTGAAGATACTGGGTTTGATGCTTCTCGCTGCAATCTGTAAAAGCAGCACAGAACTAGATTAGATTAGATTCTGGAATTAGTCATAAAACATCTGGGATATCATTTATTTCTCTCCTCCTTGGAGGGCTTATTGACGTTAGGATTGATCTTAGTGCTCTTAACAGGACTATTACTGCACATCCTACAGATGTTACAGCTGTtttgctgcattgaaataaaaaaatcaaaaagtgtttATAGAGGgggggtatttaaaaaaataaaaaccattcaaTGCCTTTGAGGATGCAGTTACCTTTCATCATCTGTTCCAGGTGCTCCCACAGGATGTCTCC contains:
- the ets2 gene encoding protein C-ets-2 isoform X2 gives rise to the protein MCDLGLDQVAPLSGSYRGILKRQTAFDTYEDPTSLFARFYLPGDNEQSAQEVPSALDSISHDFCTYNVPLLTPCSKAVMSQALKDSFSGFAKEQRRLSIPNDPRSWSEQQVYQWLCWAASEFSLANVNFHKFNITGRALCDLGKERFLDLAPDFVGDILWEHLEQMMKDCSEKHQTQYLHNTAPTVSVSSWINNNNNKAIGFSLDQTLCSLQIPDNTTPSLLRELFENSEKTSVPNIVDLEYQAFPKPQVQTVNVNYFPVNQDVTSKSLNLGIGKTFQSRDQDSLESMDSFDSTDAQLQSWSSQSSLADMQRVPSHDSFDEDCSVGTLCVNKQGLSFKDYIQERNDSTQHGKPFIPAAVLAGFTGSGPIQLWQFLLELLTDKSCQSFISWTGDGWEFKLTDPDEVARRWGRRKNKPKMNYEKLSRGLRYYYDKNIIHKTSGKRYVYRFVCDLQNLLGYSAEELHMMLGVQPDTED
- the ets2 gene encoding protein C-ets-2 isoform X1 → MTQSESCLFHFNYSVTRGKGILIPIDNSKKFNEITASDQIVRFLKAVFKRSIMCDLGLDQVAPLSGSYRGILKRQTAFDTYEDPTSLFARFYLPGDNEQSAQEVPSALDSISHDFCTYNVPLLTPCSKAVMSQALKDSFSGFAKEQRRLSIPNDPRSWSEQQVYQWLCWAASEFSLANVNFHKFNITGRALCDLGKERFLDLAPDFVGDILWEHLEQMMKDCSEKHQTQYLHNTAPTVSVSSWINNNNNKAIGFSLDQTLCSLQIPDNTTPSLLRELFENSEKTSVPNIVDLEYQAFPKPQVQTVNVNYFPVNQDVTSKSLNLGIGKTFQSRDQDSLESMDSFDSTDAQLQSWSSQSSLADMQRVPSHDSFDEDCSVGTLCVNKQGLSFKDYIQERNDSTQHGKPFIPAAVLAGFTGSGPIQLWQFLLELLTDKSCQSFISWTGDGWEFKLTDPDEVARRWGRRKNKPKMNYEKLSRGLRYYYDKNIIHKTSGKRYVYRFVCDLQNLLGYSAEELHMMLGVQPDTED